The genomic segment GCGCGACCAGCGCCAGGGGAATGGTCCCCACGATCACCGCGAGTAAGAGCTGGATCTCCCAGGGGGACTGCCGGTCTTCCCCAGGAGGAGGAGGGCCGTGCTTGAGCGCCCGAAAGATCCCGCTGATGGTCTGTGCGATCCGCTTGCGGAAGTAGACAAAGACGGCCAGGAGGGTGCCGAGCTGGATCACTGCGGTAAAGGCGACACCCGCATCGCCCCAGCCCAGCATGCGCGGGATCAGGTCGAGGTGCGCCGACGACGACACGGGCAGAAACTCGGTGAGGCCCTGGATGATTCCTAGGACGATGGCTTGAAACAGTTCCAAGAGGGCTTATTCTTTCTGTTTGCCCAGTGCACGGGCAAGGCGCGAGGTGTTGCGGAAGTGCGTGCGCTTGGGATTGACATAGAGGTGGAGGAGAATGGTGCGCAGGAGCGCGGTAACCGGTGCGGCAAGGAACATGCCCAGCAGGCCGAAGAACTCGCCGCCAATGAGGAGCGCGACAATCACCACGATGGGGTGGAGGTTGAGCCCCTTACCCAGGATGAAGGGCGTGAGCGCCTTGCTCTCCAGCAGGTGCATCACGGTAAAGAGGGTCATGACCACGACAAGCAGCGTGTAGTTTCCCTGGCGGCTACACTCCACAAAGACAATCAGCCCCACAGGAATCCCCCCGAGGAGTGGGCCAATAACGGGGACTGCCCGCGTGATCGCTGCCACCAAGGCGAGCACAACGGCATAGGGAATGTGGGCGAAGCCAAGCATGGTCCCAACAAAGACCCCCGCGATCGTGGCCAGGATCACTTGGGCAAAGAGATAGGCCTGCATGATCCCCGCACTCTCCCGAAGCAGCGCCAGCGTGGTGCGGCGCTTGTCCGTGGGAACAAAGCGTACCAGCTCGTTGCGGAGCGCGTGGCCCTCGACCAGGAAGTAGAAGGCGAGCACGGGCAGTAGGATCAGCTCCACTACCCCGTTGAGGAGCCCACCAAGCTTGCCCAAGAAGCCGAGTAGGAGCTCGTTCGTGTTGTTGCCTCCCGTGGGGGCCGCTGCTTCGACATGAGTGACCGCAGGGGCGGGAGAGGGGGAGGGGGTGGGGGTGGCTGCCTGCGGCGTTGGAGAGGGAATGCCGAGAAATGCCTCGGGGTCGAGCCCGTCGTCGTCGTCCGCAGGCGGT from the Armatimonas rosea genome contains:
- a CDS encoding AI-2E family transporter, which gives rise to MNNDDRVSERDKAQAWFDAGFSALGKRILRLGVLALVGYIAYRSHSIVVTLIMAGILACAASGPVDFLCRLRLFKFLKPHGRRALASALVLVTIVGLVFGAGALFLHPIQNELKNLRRDWPTKYQPELAKKMDETKHWYAAQPDWLHDLVTKQAPGWLTNLLTPPADDDDGLDPEAFLGIPSPTPQAATPTPSPSPAPAVTHVEAAAPTGGNNTNELLLGFLGKLGGLLNGVVELILLPVLAFYFLVEGHALRNELVRFVPTDKRRTTLALLRESAGIMQAYLFAQVILATIAGVFVGTMLGFAHIPYAVVLALVAAITRAVPVIGPLLGGIPVGLIVFVECSRQGNYTLLVVVMTLFTVMHLLESKALTPFILGKGLNLHPIVVIVALLIGGEFFGLLGMFLAAPVTALLRTILLHLYVNPKRTHFRNTSRLARALGKQKE